One Gemmatimonadota bacterium DNA segment encodes these proteins:
- a CDS encoding SDR family NAD(P)-dependent oxidoreductase, which produces MKLENKIALITGAGSGIGKAIALEMGREGAHIAVNDLTAETAETTAHQIEALGREPFVIPADVADSGQVDNMVQQTLNRFGRIDILVNNAGVYIPQDGGVTAITDEAWQRILDVNLNGPFYCCRAAVKDMIARKQGGKIINISSVQAEVAHFDASAYQPSKAAVVMLTRTLAVELAPYKINVNAIGPGAIASEGMGASLGPEVIDAYRKRIPWGARGYTRDIGTVAAFLASEDARYITGQNIYVDGGYLSDSTPTELKSQDHPVSPDDPDPK; this is translated from the coding sequence ATGAAGCTCGAAAACAAAATCGCGCTTATAACAGGCGCGGGATCGGGCATTGGCAAAGCCATTGCGCTCGAAATGGGTCGCGAAGGCGCGCATATTGCCGTTAACGATCTCACCGCCGAAACTGCTGAGACCACTGCACACCAGATTGAAGCTCTCGGTCGCGAGCCCTTCGTCATTCCCGCAGATGTTGCCGACTCGGGTCAGGTCGATAATATGGTTCAACAGACGCTCAATCGCTTTGGGCGCATCGATATTCTGGTCAACAATGCCGGTGTGTACATTCCCCAGGACGGTGGCGTCACAGCCATTACAGATGAGGCGTGGCAGCGCATTCTCGATGTCAATCTCAATGGCCCTTTTTATTGTTGTCGCGCTGCTGTCAAAGACATGATAGCGCGCAAGCAAGGCGGGAAAATTATTAATATCTCGTCTGTGCAGGCCGAAGTCGCGCATTTCGACGCTTCTGCCTATCAGCCTTCTAAAGCCGCCGTGGTTATGCTCACGCGAACCCTTGCCGTGGAACTCGCGCCTTACAAAATCAATGTCAATGCCATTGGTCCGGGTGCTATTGCATCCGAGGGTATGGGCGCTTCACTCGGTCCTGAAGTTATCGATGCCTACCGCAAACGCATCCCCTGGGGTGCTCGGGGATACACCCGCGATATTGGAACTGTCGCCGCCTTTCTGGCTTCGGAAGATGCGCGCTATATCACAGGCCAAAACATCTATGTCGATGGCGGTTATTTGTCTGATAGCACGCCGACAGAGCTAAAATCGCAAGATCATCCCGTTTCACCAGATGACCCGGATCCAAAATAA
- a CDS encoding XTP/dITP diphosphatase has protein sequence MPTLILATRNQGKRREIQDMLGSDIQVQSLEAFPNAPEVIEDGDTFEANAKKKAREIAKYTGLPALADDSGLVVDALNGAPGIYSARYAGENATDETNNAKLVENLRRIPAKQRTAHFCCAMALATPNGHVQTAEAIWKGRILTTPRGENGFGYDPLFFIPTHNCTSAELSSDEKNRISHRGQALSAILPLILDLLRAPIP, from the coding sequence ATGCCTACCCTCATACTCGCCACCCGCAATCAGGGCAAGCGCAGGGAAATCCAGGACATGCTCGGCTCTGATATCCAGGTACAATCGCTCGAAGCGTTTCCCAATGCGCCCGAAGTAATCGAAGACGGCGACACCTTTGAAGCCAATGCCAAAAAAAAAGCCCGTGAAATTGCAAAATACACGGGCTTGCCTGCTTTGGCCGATGACTCTGGCCTTGTGGTCGATGCCTTAAACGGCGCACCCGGCATATATTCTGCGCGTTATGCCGGAGAGAACGCCACAGATGAAACAAATAATGCCAAACTCGTCGAAAATCTACGCAGAATTCCCGCGAAACAGCGCACCGCGCACTTTTGCTGCGCAATGGCTCTCGCCACACCCAATGGCCACGTGCAGACCGCTGAGGCTATATGGAAGGGCCGCATCCTCACAACACCCCGGGGCGAGAATGGCTTTGGTTACGATCCGCTCTTTTTCATTCCCACCCACAATTGCACTTCCGCCGAACTGTCTTCTGACGAAAAAAATCGCATCAGCCACCGGGGCCAGGCTCTGAGTGCCATCTTACCCCTCATACTCGACCTCTTGAGAGCACCTATACCATGA
- a CDS encoding SDR family NAD(P)-dependent oxidoreductase, giving the protein MIPKNLTNRTAIITGAAQGIGKAIAIRLAEAGASVAIADLNLDIARETAREIGVDALALSLDVANAERVQNSIDECLNTWGRIDILVNNAGIVGRDVPVKDLAEGDWDQVLDINLKGTFLCSRAVIAPMLNQKKGAIVSVASIAGKEGNPSMAPYSVSKAGIICFTKVLAKEHLEDNIRVNCVSPALIETPLLADVEPEQLDYMTSKIPLGRLGQPEEVAAVVHFLASDDASFVTGQCYDVSGGRATY; this is encoded by the coding sequence ATGATTCCCAAAAATCTCACCAATAGAACGGCCATTATCACCGGTGCCGCACAGGGTATTGGAAAAGCGATTGCCATACGCCTTGCTGAGGCAGGTGCAAGTGTGGCGATTGCCGATCTCAATCTGGACATCGCGCGCGAAACAGCCCGGGAAATCGGGGTAGATGCATTGGCACTATCGCTTGATGTTGCAAATGCCGAGCGTGTGCAGAATTCGATTGATGAATGTCTCAATACCTGGGGGCGTATTGATATTCTCGTCAACAATGCGGGCATTGTGGGGCGCGATGTGCCCGTCAAAGATCTCGCAGAAGGGGACTGGGACCAGGTTCTCGATATCAATCTCAAGGGGACTTTTCTGTGTTCACGCGCCGTAATCGCGCCTATGCTCAATCAAAAAAAAGGTGCCATTGTCTCGGTCGCCTCCATAGCAGGCAAAGAAGGCAATCCCAGCATGGCACCCTATTCGGTCTCTAAAGCGGGTATTATATGTTTTACCAAAGTCCTGGCAAAAGAGCATCTCGAGGACAATATTCGCGTCAATTGCGTCTCGCCCGCTCTGATCGAAACCCCACTTTTGGCAGATGTGGAGCCTGAGCAACTCGATTACATGACGTCCAAAATTCCCCTCGGTCGCCTCGGCCAGCCCGAAGAAGTCGCCGCTGTTGTTCATTTTCTCGCATCCGACGATGCTTCTTTTGTGACCGGGCAGTGTTATGATGTCAGCGGTGGCAGGGCGACGTATTGA
- a CDS encoding class I adenylate-forming enzyme family protein produces MIDSQIFTCIKNANSHAYRFPWRNFTHLLKDRAEHQPDKPALIFCDCDTDARTVITYSEFERLTAGLAGLMHREYGIRCGDCVGLALPNCAEIPLFTLALFRLGATSVPLDIAKDVAERKRYKLQNAGARLLVVLPEHAEIQRRALPDIQIATTEQLLATDGYDAVDIEPEWSGDPEDEQQTSIVLYTSGTTGHPKGACITRQSLTSNADGIIRWLGFDARERLNLVLPLHHINSTTFSITSLLVGGSLVLNSRYSVSAFWRIISRERATSASIVPTIMADLLARADDFEGAGYDISSLKKIMIGSAPVQPNIACQFVDRFGVRLVQGYGSTEVSLRVTGVPPDLPDEQYRDVLEQNAIGVELANNNIRIDGGRNEGEVGEILLRGPVVANGYLNQPEDTAEVFSNGWFRSGDMGYFRDMYNHRFYFMHSRKKEIIIKGGVNISPIAVENALLDACPELDAVYVIGLRHDRWGEDVCAAAIFKSGIDQSEAAQDILKRGQSGQIPGLSTYEAPSRIIPITSEDRPLTSTGKVQRSALQEIIQNQIDNA; encoded by the coding sequence ATGATCGATTCTCAAATTTTCACCTGTATTAAAAATGCCAACTCCCACGCCTATCGCTTTCCGTGGCGCAACTTTACGCATCTCTTAAAAGACCGCGCAGAGCATCAGCCAGATAAACCCGCGTTGATTTTTTGCGATTGCGATACAGATGCTCGCACGGTTATTACCTATTCTGAATTTGAGCGCCTCACCGCCGGGCTTGCGGGCCTGATGCACCGCGAATACGGCATAAGATGCGGCGATTGCGTCGGTCTGGCTTTGCCCAATTGTGCAGAGATTCCGTTGTTCACCCTCGCCCTTTTTCGCCTCGGCGCAACTTCTGTTCCTCTCGATATTGCCAAAGATGTTGCGGAGCGCAAGCGCTACAAACTGCAGAATGCCGGAGCCAGACTGCTGGTTGTTTTGCCCGAACATGCAGAAATTCAACGCCGCGCATTGCCCGATATCCAGATTGCGACAACAGAGCAGTTGCTCGCCACAGATGGATATGATGCAGTGGATATCGAACCCGAGTGGTCCGGCGATCCAGAGGACGAACAACAAACCAGTATTGTGCTATACACATCGGGTACAACAGGACATCCCAAAGGCGCATGTATTACCCGACAAAGTCTAACATCCAATGCCGATGGCATCATTCGCTGGCTCGGTTTTGATGCACGCGAACGCCTCAATCTCGTTTTACCACTTCATCATATCAATTCCACCACGTTCTCGATCACCAGCCTCCTGGTAGGGGGGAGCCTTGTGCTCAATTCGCGCTACAGCGTTTCGGCGTTCTGGCGTATCATATCGCGGGAGCGGGCGACATCTGCGAGTATTGTGCCGACGATTATGGCCGATTTGCTCGCCCGCGCCGATGACTTTGAGGGCGCGGGCTATGACATATCGTCACTAAAAAAAATTATGATCGGTTCGGCACCTGTTCAGCCCAATATTGCCTGCCAATTTGTCGATCGCTTTGGCGTCCGCCTCGTTCAGGGGTATGGTTCAACCGAAGTCAGTTTGCGCGTTACTGGCGTACCACCCGATCTGCCTGATGAACAGTACCGCGATGTACTCGAACAAAATGCCATTGGTGTTGAACTCGCCAATAATAACATAAGAATTGATGGTGGGAGAAACGAAGGCGAGGTCGGTGAAATTCTCCTGCGCGGTCCCGTGGTTGCCAATGGTTACCTCAACCAGCCCGAAGATACTGCCGAAGTTTTTTCCAATGGCTGGTTCCGCAGTGGCGACATGGGGTATTTCCGCGACATGTATAACCATCGTTTCTACTTTATGCACAGCCGGAAGAAAGAAATCATCATCAAAGGCGGTGTCAATATATCACCCATCGCCGTTGAAAATGCCCTGCTCGACGCCTGTCCAGAACTCGACGCTGTTTATGTGATTGGACTTCGTCATGACCGATGGGGAGAAGACGTTTGTGCCGCAGCTATTTTTAAATCTGGGATTGACCAGTCCGAAGCAGCTCAGGATATTCTCAAACGCGGACAAAGCGGCCAAATCCCGGGGCTGAGTACCTATGAGGCTCCTTCGCGCATTATCCCAATTACATCGGAAGACCGCCCGTTGACCTCTACGGGCAAAGTGCAGCGCAGCGCCCTGCAAGAGATTATCCAAAATCAGATTGACAACGCCTGA
- a CDS encoding ATP-binding protein, protein MVLDTKSSEPIWCPCYSFRMKRLHVDKYIRKSGIPDRFRFKFLQDFKVQYDNGQDIPAARRLKAVFLRDYIESKKESTKGLYLWGEPGRGKTYFAYILLNELIFRFVKPGKFISLSKSFHEIRRTFDESSDTHGQAMPMIDVLSNVPYLVIDDFGVQRNTEWEMEILYNLIDARYANRRLTFVTTNQKVDELKDLAQGRIYSRFLEMCHIIHVDGHDFRELGNPQGSAISKQTDAQPTIGRDRIIDEQAQAGGMA, encoded by the coding sequence ATGGTCCTTGATACAAAGAGCAGCGAACCCATCTGGTGCCCGTGTTATTCCTTTCGGATGAAGAGGCTCCATGTTGATAAGTACATCCGAAAATCGGGCATTCCCGATCGATTTCGCTTTAAGTTCTTACAGGACTTTAAGGTGCAGTACGACAATGGGCAAGACATCCCAGCAGCGAGACGGCTTAAAGCCGTTTTTTTGAGGGATTATATTGAAAGCAAAAAAGAATCAACCAAAGGCTTATATTTGTGGGGTGAACCAGGCCGAGGAAAAACTTACTTTGCATATATCTTGCTCAACGAACTCATTTTTCGATTTGTAAAACCCGGCAAATTCATCTCACTCTCAAAGAGCTTTCACGAAATCAGACGCACATTTGACGAAAGCAGTGACACGCATGGGCAGGCTATGCCCATGATTGACGTATTGAGCAATGTGCCCTATCTCGTCATCGACGACTTTGGCGTGCAGCGCAATACCGAATGGGAAATGGAAATTCTCTACAACCTCATTGATGCCCGCTATGCCAATCGACGCCTGACATTTGTGACCACAAATCAGAAAGTTGATGAATTGAAAGATCTCGCGCAGGGGCGCATCTATTCTCGCTTTCTCGAAATGTGTCATATCATTCACGTTGACGGGCACGACTTCCGAGAATTGGGCAATCCGCAAGGATCGGCCATCAGTAAGCAAACAGACGCACAGCCCACAATAGGGCGGGACAGAATAATAGATGAACAGGCACAGGCCGGAGGCATGGCGTAG
- the rph gene encoding ribonuclease PH — protein sequence MSQRKDGRRPDQLRPASIERGFMKHAEGSALIKMGDTHVICTASVENRVPHFLVGKNTGWITAEYAMLPRSTHTRSERETRGTKGRTQEIQRLIGRALRAVIDLKKLGSRTLWIDCDVLQADGGTRTASISGAYVAVVDAIDKLKKEGRITKNPLGDSIAAVSAGIIDNTPMLDLCYAEDATAEVDMNIVMTGQGNFVEVQGTAEGNPFTFDQMQHLIALGQKGISEITQLQRDVLAQ from the coding sequence ATGAGCCAGCGCAAAGATGGACGCCGCCCAGACCAATTGCGTCCCGCGAGTATTGAACGCGGATTTATGAAACACGCCGAGGGATCGGCACTGATCAAAATGGGTGACACACACGTTATATGCACAGCGAGTGTTGAGAACCGCGTACCCCATTTTCTCGTGGGAAAAAACACGGGCTGGATCACGGCGGAATACGCCATGTTGCCCCGTTCAACCCATACGCGCAGCGAGCGCGAAACGCGCGGCACTAAGGGCCGAACCCAGGAAATTCAACGCCTGATTGGCCGCGCACTGCGCGCCGTAATCGACCTCAAAAAACTCGGCTCGCGCACCCTCTGGATCGACTGCGATGTGTTACAGGCCGATGGCGGCACCCGCACAGCCTCAATTTCGGGTGCTTATGTCGCAGTCGTCGATGCGATTGACAAGCTCAAAAAAGAGGGCAGAATTACAAAAAATCCTCTTGGTGATTCCATCGCAGCCGTCAGCGCGGGCATCATTGACAACACGCCCATGCTCGATTTGTGTTATGCCGAAGATGCAACCGCCGAAGTGGATATGAACATCGTCATGACCGGTCAGGGCAACTTCGTCGAGGTACAGGGCACAGCCGAGGGAAATCCCTTCACATTCGACCAGATGCAACACCTCATTGCCCTCGGCCAAAAGGGCATCTCCGAAATCACGCAACTCCAGCGTGATGTTTTAGCACAATAG
- a CDS encoding YkvA family protein, which translates to MMRIFLLLFRLLRVRGVLSIISRLPKYLRLTWRLLWDSRIPLLPKVFVVLTVLYGLSPFDIIPEAILPHIGLGDDIVFVILSIRNLIAASPQNIVQEHARKIAEKS; encoded by the coding sequence ATGATGCGTATTTTTCTCCTTCTATTTCGTCTCTTGCGCGTACGTGGTGTTTTATCAATTATCTCTCGACTCCCAAAATACTTGCGCCTTACCTGGCGACTTTTATGGGATTCCCGCATACCTTTATTGCCCAAAGTGTTTGTCGTTTTAACTGTTTTATACGGGCTTTCTCCTTTCGATATTATCCCAGAGGCGATTCTTCCCCATATCGGATTGGGAGATGACATCGTGTTTGTTATCCTGTCTATTCGCAATCTGATCGCGGCCAGTCCGCAGAATATTGTCCAGGAGCACGCCCGCAAGATTGCAGAGAAATCGTGA
- a CDS encoding VOC family protein yields the protein MTAETKPNVKQAIPFFSVSNIKASVRFYVEDLGFEMIHKWEPDGKLRWCWLQCGDAALMLQEFQKEGRNSWVPEGKVGEGVSIVFMCEDALTIYRRIKHRGIEVSNPFVGNGMWVVSLNDPDGFSICFESDTDVPEGTEFSEDLNQ from the coding sequence ATGACCGCTGAGACAAAACCAAATGTCAAACAGGCGATCCCATTCTTTTCGGTATCAAACATCAAAGCATCTGTTCGCTTTTATGTCGAGGATCTCGGATTTGAAATGATCCATAAATGGGAACCAGACGGAAAGCTCCGCTGGTGCTGGCTCCAATGCGGGGACGCTGCGTTGATGTTACAGGAATTCCAAAAGGAAGGACGCAATTCGTGGGTGCCCGAAGGAAAAGTGGGCGAAGGCGTCTCGATTGTATTCATGTGCGAAGATGCCCTGACGATCTATCGCAGAATCAAACATCGGGGTATCGAGGTATCGAATCCCTTTGTCGGAAACGGAATGTGGGTTGTTTCATTGAACGACCCGGATGGATTCAGTATCTGCTTTGAAAGCGATACAGATGTGCCAGAAGGCACTGAATTTTCAGAAGATTTAAATCAATAA
- the smpB gene encoding SsrA-binding protein SmpB: MSESIKIIAQNRKARRDYHILSTYEAGLQLRGTEVKALREGRANLKDGYARIEDGEAYLHNTHISEYAQGNQFNHDTERKRKLLLHRHEINRLRGYINERGHTLIPLKLYFKRGKAKVELGVARGKKQFDKRRDIARRDAQREVEQALKSRIRNGR; the protein is encoded by the coding sequence ATGTCAGAAAGCATCAAAATCATCGCGCAAAACCGAAAGGCGCGGCGTGACTACCACATCCTCAGCACGTATGAAGCCGGCCTGCAATTGCGGGGCACAGAAGTCAAAGCCCTGCGCGAAGGCCGTGCCAACTTGAAAGATGGCTACGCGCGTATTGAAGATGGGGAAGCTTATTTGCACAACACGCATATCAGCGAATATGCACAGGGCAACCAGTTTAATCACGACACCGAGCGCAAACGCAAATTACTGCTCCACCGCCATGAAATCAATCGCCTGAGAGGATATATCAACGAAAGAGGCCACACATTAATCCCCCTCAAACTCTATTTTAAACGCGGCAAAGCCAAAGTCGAACTCGGCGTGGCACGCGGCAAAAAACAATTTGACAAGCGGCGCGATATTGCCCGCCGAGATGCCCAGCGCGAAGTCGAACAAGCGCTGAAATCACGCATCCGCAACGGGAGGTAA
- the mutY gene encoding A/G-specific adenine glycosylase, with the protein MDFKTQIAADLLAWYREHKRDLPWRQTDDPYRILLSEFMLQQTQVDTVIPYYHRFLDRFPTVYDLANASQDDVLKAWEGLGYYARARNLHKAAHSIAMDFGGTVPDTYDELKSLPGFGPYTTAAVLSIAYDRDHAVLDGNVIRVVTRLFDIDEDVTQTRVKNRLWDRAQALLPKGEAGDYNQAIMELGAMVCTARNPGCGQCPVQKYCAAYRTGNPQRLPVKGKKKPRPHYTLCAGIVWHNDKVLITQRPQNGLLGGLWEFPAGTQQDGESLQDTCRRGIRETAGIDVKINDRYRTVKHAFTHFSITLHTFQCDHVKGRARPLTCDNLAWVVRADFNAYAFSRTSRKLIEYLQQDVQPDLFAFEHNLREVP; encoded by the coding sequence ATGGATTTTAAAACTCAGATCGCTGCCGATCTTCTGGCCTGGTATCGCGAGCACAAGCGCGATCTGCCATGGCGGCAGACAGACGATCCCTATCGCATCCTGCTGTCTGAGTTTATGCTCCAGCAAACGCAGGTCGATACCGTTATTCCCTATTACCATCGCTTTCTCGACCGTTTTCCCACGGTTTATGATCTCGCCAATGCCTCACAGGATGATGTCCTCAAAGCCTGGGAAGGGTTGGGCTATTACGCTCGCGCCCGCAATTTGCACAAAGCCGCGCATTCTATTGCTATGGACTTTGGCGGCACAGTGCCCGATACGTACGACGAACTCAAATCCCTGCCAGGCTTTGGTCCTTATACCACGGCCGCAGTTTTGAGCATTGCTTATGATCGCGACCATGCCGTACTCGATGGCAATGTTATTCGCGTTGTCACGCGCCTTTTTGATATCGATGAGGATGTCACGCAAACCCGCGTCAAAAACCGACTTTGGGATCGCGCCCAGGCTCTGTTGCCAAAAGGTGAAGCAGGTGACTATAATCAGGCGATTATGGAACTCGGCGCAATGGTCTGCACTGCTCGAAATCCGGGGTGCGGTCAGTGTCCCGTGCAAAAATACTGTGCAGCTTACAGAACGGGCAATCCGCAGCGTCTGCCCGTCAAAGGCAAGAAGAAGCCGCGTCCCCATTATACGCTGTGTGCGGGTATTGTGTGGCACAATGACAAAGTGCTCATTACCCAGCGTCCGCAAAACGGTTTGCTCGGCGGGCTTTGGGAATTTCCCGCGGGAACGCAACAGGATGGGGAATCTCTGCAAGATACTTGCAGGCGCGGGATAAGAGAAACCGCGGGTATCGACGTCAAAATCAATGATCGGTACCGCACGGTCAAACACGCTTTTACCCACTTTAGTATTACCTTGCACACTTTTCAGTGTGACCATGTCAAAGGTAGAGCGCGTCCACTCACTTGCGATAATCTCGCCTGGGTTGTGCGTGCCGATTTCAATGCTTATGCTTTTTCTCGCACCAGTCGCAAACTCATTGAGTATCTACAACAAGATGTCCAACCCGACCTTTTTGCATTTGAACACAATCTCAGGGAGGTTCCATGA
- the mnmG gene encoding tRNA uridine-5-carboxymethylaminomethyl(34) synthesis enzyme MnmG yields MSIYEKKYDVIVVGGGHAGAEAALASARMGSETLLLTMNLDTIAQMSCNPAIGGIAKGHMVREIDALGGEMARNIDTTGLQFRMLNRRRGPAVQAPRAQADKKAYQFRIKEVVENQPHLDVKQGLLEDLVVKNRRIEGVVTKAKTVFAAKTVILTTGTFLKGLIHVGDFSYSAGRAGEQAADKASDGLSQLGFELGRLKTGTPPRVNARSIDFGACEEQPGDPDPRPFSYHTDAIEQEQLSCHLTMTVPKTHDIIRSNLDRSAMYSGRIQGVGPRYCPSVEDKIVRFPDKEGHQIFLEPEGYHTLEIYLNGLSMSLPEDVQVEVVRSIPGLERAEIMRPAYAVEYDYVPPTQIHPTLETKPITGLFFAGQINGTTGYEEAAGQGIMAGINAALTARGDDPIILDRSQAYIGVLIDDLVTKGTEEPYRMFTSLAEYRLLLRQDNADLRLCELGRKIGLLSDEAYNRFCKRKKQIDKEIERLRSTRLTPIDNVQTTLKASHSSPLKRAVTLAELLRRPELSYDIVTQLSPAAKDLPEDVCESVEIELKYEGYLDRQEEQVQRFHNLEKKYIPENFDYAAIAALRNEAIEKFIRIRPRSLGQASRIPGISPADISLLMIMLKKRGIPV; encoded by the coding sequence ATGTCGATCTACGAAAAAAAATACGACGTCATTGTCGTTGGCGGCGGACATGCAGGTGCAGAAGCTGCACTGGCCTCTGCGCGCATGGGAAGTGAAACACTACTGCTGACCATGAACCTCGACACCATCGCACAGATGTCGTGCAACCCGGCCATTGGCGGCATAGCAAAAGGCCACATGGTGCGCGAAATTGACGCTCTGGGCGGTGAAATGGCGCGCAATATAGACACCACGGGTCTGCAATTTCGCATGCTCAACCGGCGCAGAGGACCCGCTGTACAGGCACCACGAGCGCAGGCGGACAAAAAAGCATATCAGTTTCGCATAAAAGAAGTAGTCGAAAACCAGCCACACCTCGATGTCAAACAGGGCTTGCTCGAAGACCTCGTGGTCAAAAACAGACGCATTGAAGGCGTGGTCACCAAAGCCAAAACGGTTTTTGCCGCCAAAACTGTAATCCTGACCACGGGCACCTTCCTCAAGGGCCTCATTCATGTAGGCGATTTCTCCTACAGCGCGGGGCGCGCAGGTGAGCAAGCCGCCGACAAAGCATCCGATGGTCTCTCCCAACTCGGCTTTGAACTCGGGCGGCTCAAAACAGGCACCCCACCGCGCGTCAATGCGCGCAGCATCGACTTTGGCGCCTGCGAAGAGCAACCAGGTGATCCAGATCCCCGGCCCTTTTCCTACCATACCGACGCCATCGAGCAAGAGCAACTCAGTTGTCATCTCACAATGACCGTGCCCAAAACGCACGATATTATTCGCAGCAATCTGGATCGCTCGGCCATGTACAGCGGGCGCATCCAGGGAGTGGGACCGCGATATTGTCCCTCGGTAGAAGACAAAATTGTGCGTTTTCCCGACAAGGAAGGGCATCAAATTTTTCTCGAGCCCGAAGGATATCACACCCTTGAAATCTATCTCAATGGCCTGTCGATGAGCCTGCCCGAAGATGTGCAGGTCGAGGTTGTACGCAGCATTCCCGGTCTCGAACGGGCCGAGATCATGCGCCCGGCCTATGCCGTCGAATACGACTATGTACCCCCGACGCAAATCCATCCCACCCTGGAAACAAAACCCATCACCGGTTTGTTTTTTGCTGGACAAATCAATGGCACCACTGGATACGAAGAAGCCGCTGGTCAGGGAATTATGGCGGGCATCAACGCCGCCTTAACAGCCCGGGGCGACGATCCCATAATCCTGGACCGCTCGCAGGCCTATATCGGCGTTCTAATTGACGACCTCGTGACCAAAGGCACTGAAGAACCCTATCGCATGTTTACCTCACTGGCCGAATACCGCCTGCTCTTGCGCCAGGATAACGCGGATTTGCGCCTGTGCGAACTCGGGCGCAAAATTGGATTGCTTTCCGACGAGGCGTATAACCGTTTTTGCAAGCGAAAAAAACAAATCGATAAAGAAATCGAACGGCTGCGCTCAACGCGCCTCACCCCAATCGACAATGTCCAAACAACCCTCAAAGCGTCGCATTCTTCTCCTTTGAAACGCGCAGTGACACTCGCCGAACTTTTGCGACGACCAGAATTGTCATACGACATAGTCACACAATTGTCACCTGCTGCTAAAGACCTGCCTGAGGATGTGTGTGAATCGGTCGAAATCGAACTCAAATACGAGGGATATCTCGATCGGCAAGAAGAACAGGTGCAGCGCTTTCACAATTTGGAAAAAAAATACATTCCCGAAAACTTTGACTATGCCGCCATCGCGGCTTTGCGAAATGAAGCTATTGAAAAATTCATCCGCATCAGACCTCGATCACTGGGACAGGCATCTCGTATTCCGGGCATTTCCCCTGCGGATATTTCTCTACTTATGATCATGCTAAAAAAACGCGGTATTCCCGTATGA
- a CDS encoding transglutaminase-like domain-containing protein, giving the protein MKLHPEQIHAIVSLLSDCSPDIADRLRQKLYDMGEKATREIHRACAEDSRAHREVSRVLRQFREPSLDMRFRDLTRDQHGDIALEEGVFTLARFGYPDLDESAYKTRLGYMAFELAPKIAPDDHPIRIIRTLNHYLFEEQGFHASTHRDPDDTYFNRVLDRKRGWPITLSAVYLILAQRLELPIAGVALPKHYIVKYIHNDQHIYIDPHNRGQILTANECADLIGEKISDDLFSKASNSFTLFRMMNNLRYTYLNLGDPNRAKKLEHLMDILQPDI; this is encoded by the coding sequence ATGAAACTCCATCCCGAACAAATCCACGCCATTGTATCGCTACTATCGGACTGTTCCCCCGACATTGCGGATCGTTTGCGCCAAAAACTGTATGATATGGGTGAAAAGGCCACACGCGAAATCCACAGAGCCTGCGCCGAAGACTCACGCGCACACCGGGAAGTCAGCCGCGTACTCAGGCAATTTAGAGAACCGTCTCTGGACATGCGGTTTCGCGATCTCACACGCGACCAACACGGCGACATTGCCCTTGAAGAAGGCGTCTTTACCCTCGCGCGATTTGGATATCCCGACCTCGATGAAAGTGCTTACAAAACGCGTCTGGGATACATGGCCTTTGAACTCGCGCCCAAAATTGCCCCCGACGATCATCCCATTCGCATCATTCGCACGCTCAATCATTATCTCTTTGAAGAGCAAGGGTTTCACGCATCTACACACCGTGATCCCGACGACACGTATTTCAACCGCGTGCTCGATCGCAAGCGCGGCTGGCCAATCACGCTCTCAGCGGTCTATCTCATTCTCGCACAACGCCTTGAATTACCTATCGCAGGCGTTGCTTTGCCCAAGCACTACATCGTCAAATACATCCACAACGATCAACATATTTATATTGATCCACACAACCGGGGTCAGATCCTCACGGCAAATGAATGCGCCGATCTCATTGGTGAAAAAATCTCGGACGATCTTTTTTCTAAAGCCAGCAACTCCTTCACACTCTTTCGCATGATGAACAACCTCAGATATACATATCTAAACCTGGGCGACCCAAACCGCGCCAAAAAACTCGAACATCTCATGGACATCCTTCAGCCCGATATATGA